The Sandaracinus amylolyticus genomic interval GGGGCGCGCGCGGTAGAGGAAGTAGAGGAAGAGCCCGAAGAGCGCGACCTCGAGGATCGCGAGCACCGCGTTCTCGAACGGGGTGACGAGCCAGAGGCGCACCTGGGTGTCGTGGGTCACCGGGCCGTCCCACGAGAGCGTGATCGTCTGACCGCCGCGCGACTGCCACGAGGGCACGCCCGGTCCGGTCTGCAGCACCGCGTTGGGCTCGTAGGACCAGAGGTTCGGGCTGCGCGACGCGTCGCTGCTGCTGCCGAAGAAGCCGCCGCTCTCGTCGGCCTCACCGCCGCGGTAGCGCCGTCCGCCGCCGCCCTCGGCGTCGTCGGCCATCATCGGCTCGGCGGCGGGCGCGGCGGGTGCCATGCCGCCGGTCGCGTAGCCGAGCGCGGAGAGCTGCTCTTCCTCGCGCACCTCGAACGCGGGCGCGCTGGGATCGGCGTAGGGCCAGATTCCGCGCCGCAGCTCGTAGCCCGCGAAGTACACGACGAGCAGGCAGAGCAGCGCGAAGCAGACGTGGAACGCGTAGCGCATCGACTCGCGCATCCATCCGCGCGGCAGCGCCTTGGCGAGCGCGAGCGTGATCACCAGCGGGATCCACACGAGGAACGGCGCATCCGGCGCGTGGTACGAGAGCACGAGCACCGCGAGCGACGTCGCGCCCGCGACGGGCCCGGCGAGGCGACCGATCGCGAGCGAGATCACGAGCACGAAGAAGAGCCCCCAGAGGTTCCAGCGATCGAGCCAGGTCGCGGCGTGATCGACGCCGCTCGCCGCGATGAGGCGGAACCCGGGCGCGAGGTGGAGGGTCGCGACGAGGCTCTGCACGTCCTCGTCCCAGCCCACCGCGGAGAACACGTTGCTGGTCGCGTCGTCGCGCCACTCGGCGCGCACGTCGATCGTCGGACGGCGCAGCTCCACACCGGCGCGCCCGTCCTCGGCGAGCGCCGAGATGAGGTGCGGCGATCCGTCGACCGTCGCGCGGCCGAGCACGCCGTGCGCGAGCTCGAGGCGCCAGCGCTGGTGCATCTGACCGCTGAGCAGGTCGATGCCGGTGAGGCCCTCGCCGTCGGGATCGAGCCAGAGCTCGCGCGAGAGCGAGACCTGGTTGGGCGGCGGCGCGGGGTTGCCGCGGCGCGTGGTGGTCAGCGTGAGCTCGGCCGACGCGGAGGGCGCGAGATAGGTCGGAAGGCCGCGCCACTCGCCGGGCAGGTTGGTGCGATCGGGGTCGATGCGATCGGCGCCCGCGAGCTCGACCTGACGGAGCGCCTCGTCGGCGCTCCACACCCAGATCTCCTCGGCGGGCCAGATCTCGGCGCGGGGGATCGCGCGGAGCGGCGCGTCGAGCGAGGCGCGCACGCCGACGACCTCGACGTCGAAGGAGCCCGCCTGCACCTGCACGGTGAGCTCGCCGTCCTCGCTCATGCGCACCGGCGCGCTCGAGGTGACCGCGATCGGATCGACGCCCTCGAGCAGCGCGCGCCCGAGCGCGATCTCGCGGGGGCGACCGCCGACCCGCAGCGCGATGCGCGTGGTGATGCGCATCGGCGAGCCGTCGTCGATGCGCCGGAACACCTCGATCGAGAGCGTGTCCTCCTGCGCGGCCTCGCGCGTCGCGGTCTGCAGCCAGAGCGTGGTCGCGTCGCGGCGCGGGCGGGTGACGAGGCCCTCGGGCGTGCGCAGCGAGATGCGCCCGACGTCGAACGGGATCGCGATCGTCTCGGGCTGCTCGGTCCACGTGAAGCGGCCCTCGATGCGGAACGCGCCCGCGGGCAGATCGACGAGCGGCGCGCCGCCGCGACGCACCGGCACCGCGCGACCGTCGACGCGCACGTCGAGCGGCCAGCGTCGCTCGTCGCCGGGGAGCGTCACGGTGCTCGCGTGATCGAGCGAGACGCTGAGCACGAACGTCGCGCCCCCCGGCTCGACGGCGAGCGCGAGCTCGCCGGGCCAGATGCAGCGCGGCGAGCCGTCGGGCATGAACGTGCAGCCGTAGGTCTCCGCGCCGTCGAGCGCCCACGGGATCCACGGCTGGAGCGGCGCGGGCACGTCGCTCGGCGCGAGCGGCGCCTGGGCGTGCACGACCGACGGGAGCACGAGCGCGAGGACGAGCAGCGACCACGAGAGGCGCGTCATGCCGGCGAGCGTCACACGGCTCGCGAGGCCGCAACAAGCGCGCCCTTCCGTCACGACGATCGCCAACGCGGTTGGCTCGCCGCGCGCCGGAGATGCGAGAGATCGCGCGAGGCACGGTGCTCGCAGTGCGCGCCCGCGATGCGGCGATGGTGCGCGACGATGATGCTGCTCTCCGCGTGCGCGACGTCGCCGGCGGAGCCGCACGACGCGTCGCTCTCGCGCGACGTCGCGAGCGACCCGGACGCCGGGCGTCCACCGCTCGCGCCGACCGCTCGCGTCGACATCCTGTTCGTGATCGACGCGTTCTCGTACGCGACTCGGCTGCAAGGCGCGCTGTCCGAGGCGACCCCCGCGTTCCTGCATGCGCTGGCGAGCGGCGACGTCGATCGGGACGGCGTTCCCGAGCAGCCGGCGGTGCGCTCGCTGCGCGCGGGGGTGATCACGGCCGACCTCGGCGCGGGCGTGGTCGAGGACTACGGCTGCGGCCCCGACGGCGGCGACGATGCGCAGCTGATCGACGGCGCGCGCACGATGACCGAGCACGCGGCGCTGCAGGTCCTCGAGGAGGGCGACGAGGTGGACACGGTCGCGCATGCGCTCGCGGACCTCTACCGCGTCGGCTCCGACGACTGCTTCGTCGTGCAGGCGCTCGAGGCGGCGCTGAAGGCGCTCTCGCCGGCGCGCGCGACGTCGTGGACCGCGCCCGGCTACGTCGCGCCGGCGTTCGAGCGCGGCGCGGGCCACGGCGACGGCGCGAACGCCGGGCTCGTGCGCGACGAGAGCGTGCTCGTGATCGTGCTCGTCACCGCGCACGACGACGCCTCGACCGCGGACCTCTCGCTCTACGACCTCGCGTCGGATCGTTACGACGGCGAGCTCCCCGTGCGGTCCGTGCGCCACCCGGAGGCGCTGCGCCCGGTCGAGCGCTATGTGCGAGGTCTGCTCGCGCTGCGCGACGATCCCCGCCGCGTCGTGGTCGCGACGGTGCTCGGCGCCCCGCCCGCGGCGGTGAGCGATCCGCGCGACGTCGACGCCGAGGCGCTCCTCGCGCATCCCGACATGCAGATCCGGTTCGAGCCCGGTCGCACGTGGCCGCTGCCCGCGTGCCTCCGCGGTGCGAGCGGTGTCTCGGCGTACCCCGGACGGCGTCTCCTCGAGCATGCGGCCGCGATGCGCGACGCGGGCGCGCACGTGGTGATCGAGTCCGCGTGCGTCGAGTCGTTCGACCGCTTCACGGACGCGCTCGCGCGCGAGATCGGGCTCGCGCTCGCGGGTGAGTGATGCGCCGCGCACCACGCGTGGCGCGTGACCGCTCAGTGCGTGTCGTGGCGGTGGTGATCGGGAAGCCCGAGCTTCGCGCGCAGCGCGTCGATGCGCTTGCTCGCCTCGGCCTTCGTGAGGTGCGGCTCGAACTCCTCGTGGGCCTGCTCGCAGAGCGTCGCGAGGTACGAGGACTGCGCGTCGGTCATCGGATCGTCGCCGCTCACCCAGTCGTCGGGATCCTTCTCGAGGTTGCTCCGACGCGGATCGAAGTCGCGGCCCGGCACCGGCTTCTTCGGATGCTCCATGTGCCGATCACCGCAGCAGCGTTCGTGCCGCGCGTGCTCGCGCGCACCGCTCGGCGAGCGCCGGACCCACCGCGTCGACGAGGCGTGCCTCGCCGATCGCCTGCGCCACGAAGTAGAGCGCGCCGGCCCCGCTGCGGCAGCCGCTCCCCGCGGCGCACGAGCTCGCGAGCTCGGCGATCGCGAAGCAGCCGTCGCCCGAGCCGAACGGATAGCTCGCGGTCGCGGCCTCCTCGTAGGCCGTCCAACACGCCTCGTCGGGGTGCTCGAGGTAACGCTCCGCCGCCGCGACGGTCGCGCGCACGTTCGTGTCGAGCTCGAGCACACCGGCATCGAGGAGCGCGCGTCCCGCGGCGACCATCGCGGACGTGAGCGCGACGCGCGCGGCGCTGCTCGTGTCGGGCTCGCGCGCGACCGCGAGGTCGAGGAGCCGCACCCACGAGAGCACGCGCTCGCGCGGGTCGATCGCGCCGTCCAACGTGCGCTCGATCTCGGCGACCAGCTCGCTCACGGCTCGCGCAGCCGGAGCAGGTTCACCACCACGCGCCACACCTGCTCGGTGAGCTTCGCGCGCGAGCGCTTCATCTCGCCGAGGAGCGCGCGGTTGATCGCCTGCACCATCCCGCCGATCAGCACGGTCGCGGCGAGCTCGGGATCGAGCTCCGCGTCGACCTCGCCGAGGCGCTGTCCGGCGCGCACGTTCTTCGCGGCGCGCTTGATCTGCTGGGCCACGCGGTCGCGCTGTCCCGCCGCGACGCTCGCGTCGCTCGAGACCGCGCTGACGAACGGCGCGAGCGGCTCGGTCAGGAAGAACCGCACGAACGCCTCGGTGCGCGCGCGCTCCCGCGCGGTCCAGGTCTCGCCGGAGAAGTGCGCGTCGAACACCTGCGCGTCGAAGCGATCGAAGAACGACCCCACGAGCGCGCGGATCCACTCCGACTTCGTCGGGTAGTAGCGGTAGGGCAACCCCGCGCTCACCCCGGCGCGCGAGGCGAGCCGCGCGAGATCGAGCTCACCACGCGTCGCGAGCTCGTCCGTCGCGATCTCGAGCAGTCGCCGCCGCGTCCGCTCGCCCTTGGCGATCCGCTCCTCGTGCATCGTCGGCGCGCCCGAGCCTGACGCTCGCGCAGAAATGAGTCCAGCTCACTTCCGCAGAGCGGCCTCGAGCGCCACTCACGGTGACG includes:
- a CDS encoding DUF3072 domain-containing protein, encoding MEHPKKPVPGRDFDPRRSNLEKDPDDWVSGDDPMTDAQSSYLATLCEQAHEEFEPHLTKAEASKRIDALRAKLGLPDHHRHDTH
- a CDS encoding TetR/AcrR family transcriptional regulator, which produces MHEERIAKGERTRRRLLEIATDELATRGELDLARLASRAGVSAGLPYRYYPTKSEWIRALVGSFFDRFDAQVFDAHFSGETWTARERARTEAFVRFFLTEPLAPFVSAVSSDASVAAGQRDRVAQQIKRAAKNVRAGQRLGEVDAELDPELAATVLIGGMVQAINRALLGEMKRSRAKLTEQVWRVVVNLLRLREP